In Methanolacinia paynteri, the DNA window AGGCGAATCGTGCATGACATGCGGCAGCACGAATCTCAGCGAGGACTGGGCAGGTTACCTGTATATAGTCGACCCGAAGAACTCGGAGATCGCAAAGAAGATGAATATCGATATGCCCGGCAGGTACGCCCTTAAAGTACGCTGAGTCCGTTGAAATGAACTGGTATCTTCCCGAACGGCACAGGGACAGATTTAAAGAGCCTTTCGGGAGACTCTTCCCTGATATCAGGGCTGCGCTTGAGTATTCAGGCGGCGCACCCGTTTTTGCAGTTGGTGATGTAGTCACCTACAATCTCGTGAGAAATGATGTAGTCCCGGAGATTGCAGTTATCGACGGAATTACGATGAGGGA includes these proteins:
- the spt4 gene encoding transcription elongation factor subunit Spt4, whose amino-acid sequence is MAPRNKKNLRVCRVCHHVVEGESCMTCGSTNLSEDWAGYLYIVDPKNSEIAKKMNIDMPGRYALKVR